The following proteins come from a genomic window of Gottfriedia acidiceleris:
- a CDS encoding GNAT family N-acetyltransferase yields the protein MLVEQNGYYISTNKELLNRDVIYNFLDKDSYWANEIPYEYIDRFIKGSYCFGVYKGNPGESDPTQVGFARVVSDGVTFAYLADVFILPEYRKQGLSKWLMEEIMCYEKLSTVRTFMLGTRDAHNLYRKYGFEVIDNSKNRFMAILKDNLYHNMKNNRE from the coding sequence ATGCTAGTTGAACAAAATGGCTATTACATATCAACAAATAAAGAATTATTAAACAGAGACGTTATTTATAACTTTTTAGACAAAGATTCATATTGGGCAAATGAAATTCCTTATGAATATATTGATCGATTTATCAAAGGTTCTTACTGCTTTGGCGTATACAAGGGGAATCCAGGAGAAAGTGACCCAACCCAAGTAGGCTTCGCAAGAGTCGTATCAGATGGCGTCACATTTGCTTATTTAGCTGATGTATTTATTCTCCCAGAATATCGTAAACAAGGCTTATCAAAATGGCTAATGGAAGAAATCATGTGTTATGAAAAACTATCAACAGTACGGACATTCATGCTTGGCACAAGAGATGCTCACAACTTATATCGCAAATATGGCTTCGAAGTGATTGATAATAGTAAAAACCGATTCATGGCTATTTTAAAAGACAATCTTTATCACAATATGAAAAACAATAGAGAATAG
- a CDS encoding DUF485 domain-containing protein, whose protein sequence is MELDQNSSTSITQSKYSEVAKSHEFKQLLKAKRKFILPMSLFFFCFYIALPLMTSYSKALNTKAFGEVTWAWMFAFAQFIMTWVLCLIYSKKAESFDKMAEGVLEKLNKGGEEI, encoded by the coding sequence ATGGAATTGGACCAAAACTCTAGTACGAGTATAACTCAAAGCAAATACTCGGAAGTTGCAAAATCTCATGAGTTTAAACAGTTACTGAAAGCAAAAAGAAAGTTTATTCTGCCAATGTCATTATTCTTTTTTTGTTTTTACATTGCTTTACCATTAATGACTTCTTACTCTAAAGCACTTAATACAAAAGCATTTGGAGAGGTAACATGGGCTTGGATGTTTGCATTTGCTCAATTTATTATGACTTGGGTATTATGTTTGATTTACAGTAAAAAAGCTGAATCCTTTGACAAAATGGCAGAAGGAGTATTGGAAAAGTTAAATAAAGGTGGGGAGGAAATTTGA
- a CDS encoding transporter substrate-binding domain-containing protein, whose protein sequence is MKKIVGVLAASALSIGMLSACNKSDDKTLTLGTSADYKPYEFIDTKNDKIVGFDVDLAKALGKKTGYTIKVKDIDFNSLITAMNADKVDFIMAGMKKTPERAKNADFTESYFTDQNEIVVNKDSNIKSVEDLKGKTVGVQAGSIQETKAIEVSKKIGFKVENRNRIPEMVEELKAGRFDAVVIEQSVASGYLNKLPEMQGELMQDFFEQSGSAVALPKGSKLTPKFDKALKELKEDGTVDKLIKKWFGEIK, encoded by the coding sequence ATGAAAAAAATAGTCGGAGTTTTAGCTGCATCAGCATTATCAATTGGAATGTTATCTGCTTGTAACAAGTCAGATGATAAAACCTTAACCTTAGGAACAAGTGCGGATTATAAGCCTTATGAATTTATTGACACAAAAAATGACAAAATAGTCGGATTTGATGTTGATTTAGCTAAAGCGCTTGGTAAAAAAACTGGATACACAATTAAAGTAAAAGATATTGATTTTAACTCATTAATTACTGCGATGAATGCAGATAAAGTAGATTTTATTATGGCCGGTATGAAAAAGACACCTGAGCGTGCCAAAAATGCAGATTTTACTGAATCATATTTCACTGATCAAAATGAAATAGTTGTAAATAAAGATTCAAACATTAAAAGTGTTGAAGATTTAAAAGGAAAAACAGTTGGTGTACAAGCTGGTTCAATTCAAGAAACAAAAGCAATTGAAGTTTCTAAAAAGATTGGATTTAAAGTTGAAAACCGTAACCGTATCCCTGAGATGGTAGAAGAATTAAAAGCTGGAAGATTTGATGCTGTTGTTATCGAACAATCTGTAGCTAGTGGTTATCTAAATAAATTACCTGAAATGCAAGGTGAATTAATGCAAGATTTCTTTGAACAATCTGGTTCAGCAGTAGCTCTTCCAAAAGGAAGTAAATTAACACCTAAATTTGATAAAGCACTAAAAGAATTAAAAGAAGATGGAACTGTTGATAAATTAATTAAAAAATGGTTCGGTGAAATAAAGTAA
- a CDS encoding aspartate aminotransferase family protein gives MEKDWSHLLEKMPLRLAPSMAKDHPNLPVVKEEGCYYYGVDGKEYLDFTSGIATTNVGHRHPKVVQAIKDGADSLAHGPSGVIIYESILKLADELAEILPGNLDTFFFGNSGTEAIEGAIKLAKHATKRPYIVSFIGCFHGRSMGALSVTTSKSKYRKFLQPTGSYQIPYANVSECPEGYDEEQYVVEQLEKDFKRLFNHQVTPEEVAAVIVEPVLGEGGYVVPPKAWLKKIREICDKNNILLIFDEVQTGFGRTGDWFAAQTFDVTPDIMAIAKGIANGIPLSATVASNELMKQWPLGSHGTTFGGNPIACSAALAVLEIIKEEKLLENTREVGAYAVEKLNALKEKHPVIGSIRSIGLMIGIEIINPATKEPNGDGLFKILDLALEKGVLFYFCGNNSEVIRMIPPLTVTKNQIDDGLAILDEALTEYEQSIGYELYETKGIGF, from the coding sequence ATGGAAAAAGATTGGAGTCACTTATTAGAGAAAATGCCTTTACGTCTTGCGCCAAGCATGGCAAAGGATCATCCTAACTTACCAGTTGTAAAGGAAGAAGGCTGTTACTACTATGGTGTAGATGGTAAAGAGTACTTAGACTTTACATCTGGCATTGCTACTACAAATGTTGGACATCGTCATCCAAAAGTAGTACAGGCAATTAAAGATGGCGCAGATTCTTTAGCACATGGTCCATCGGGTGTCATTATTTACGAATCGATTTTAAAGCTAGCAGATGAGTTGGCTGAAATTCTTCCTGGTAACTTAGATACTTTCTTTTTTGGTAATAGTGGAACTGAAGCGATTGAAGGTGCTATTAAGCTAGCTAAACATGCTACTAAACGTCCTTATATTGTTTCATTTATTGGTTGTTTCCATGGCCGTTCTATGGGAGCATTAAGTGTTACGACATCAAAAAGTAAGTATCGAAAATTTTTACAACCAACAGGCTCTTATCAAATTCCTTATGCAAATGTTTCAGAATGCCCTGAAGGTTATGATGAAGAACAATATGTAGTAGAGCAATTAGAAAAAGATTTTAAACGATTATTTAATCATCAAGTAACTCCAGAAGAAGTTGCTGCAGTTATTGTAGAGCCAGTTCTAGGTGAAGGTGGATATGTAGTACCACCTAAAGCATGGTTAAAGAAAATACGAGAAATCTGTGATAAAAATAATATTTTACTAATTTTTGATGAAGTTCAAACTGGATTTGGTCGTACAGGAGATTGGTTTGCTGCACAAACTTTTGATGTAACGCCAGATATTATGGCAATTGCAAAAGGTATTGCAAATGGTATTCCTTTAAGTGCTACTGTAGCATCAAATGAACTAATGAAACAGTGGCCACTAGGTAGTCATGGAACAACATTTGGAGGGAATCCAATAGCTTGTTCAGCTGCACTTGCTGTTTTAGAAATTATTAAAGAGGAAAAGCTTTTAGAAAATACAAGAGAAGTCGGAGCTTATGCAGTAGAAAAATTGAATGCATTAAAAGAGAAGCATCCGGTAATTGGAAGCATTCGCTCAATTGGTTTAATGATTGGTATTGAAATCATTAATCCAGCTACAAAAGAACCAAACGGTGATGGATTATTTAAAATTCTTGATCTTGCTTTGGAAAAAGGTGTTTTATTCTACTTCTGTGGTAATAACAGTGAAGTAATTCGAATGATTCCACCATTAACAGTTACAAAGAATCAAATCGATGATGGGTTAGCAATCTTAGATGAAGCATTAACAGAATATGAGCAATCCATTGGATATGAATTATATGAAACAAAGGGCATTGGTTTCTAA
- a CDS encoding acyl-CoA thioesterase, which translates to MSSKYCHESRSALTVRVFPTDLNNHQTLFGGKILADMDMTASITASKHARLKCVTASIDHVDFLHPVTEEDCISYESFVVVTGTSSMVIFVKAIAENLITGNRRVAATSFLTFVGMKDNKTVPVPSIILETEEERELAEIAKARIENRKNNKLISKNIETIISTKPLKLKQSDE; encoded by the coding sequence ATGAGTTCAAAATATTGCCATGAATCGCGTTCAGCATTAACCGTTCGAGTTTTCCCTACTGACTTAAACAATCACCAAACTTTATTTGGTGGAAAAATTCTTGCAGATATGGATATGACTGCTTCAATTACTGCTTCTAAACATGCAAGATTGAAATGTGTAACTGCTTCGATTGACCATGTAGACTTCTTACATCCTGTTACAGAAGAGGATTGTATCTCTTATGAATCCTTTGTCGTCGTTACAGGTACTTCATCAATGGTAATTTTCGTAAAAGCGATTGCAGAGAACTTGATTACAGGTAATCGCCGTGTTGCAGCTACTTCATTTCTAACATTTGTTGGAATGAAAGATAATAAAACGGTACCAGTTCCATCTATCATTCTTGAAACCGAAGAAGAACGCGAACTTGCTGAAATAGCAAAAGCAAGAATTGAAAATCGTAAAAATAATAAATTAATCAGTAAAAACATAGAAACGATTATCTCTACAAAACCTTTAAAATTAAAACAAAGTGATGAGTAA
- a CDS encoding BrxA/BrxB family bacilliredoxin produces MNMNFNFFMNDVVHTARQEIVAAGYAELKTPEEVAQALEKKGTTLVMVNSVCGCAGGIARPAAAHSVHYDARPDQLVTVFAGQDKEATAKAREYFTGKAPSSPSFALLKDGELVAMVERHEIEGHDPMQVIQKLQNYFDQFCEEI; encoded by the coding sequence ATGAATATGAATTTTAATTTTTTTATGAATGATGTTGTCCATACTGCACGTCAAGAAATCGTAGCGGCTGGTTATGCAGAGTTAAAAACACCTGAGGAAGTTGCGCAAGCACTTGAAAAGAAAGGCACTACACTTGTAATGGTAAACTCAGTATGTGGTTGTGCTGGTGGTATTGCTCGTCCTGCAGCAGCACATTCAGTGCACTATGATGCAAGACCAGACCAATTAGTAACTGTGTTTGCAGGGCAAGATAAAGAAGCTACTGCTAAAGCTCGTGAATATTTTACTGGTAAAGCACCATCATCTCCGTCATTTGCACTTTTAAAAGACGGTGAACTTGTTGCGATGGTTGAGCGTCATGAAATTGAAGGTCATGATCCAATGCAAGTCATTCAAAAACTTCAAAATTATTTCGACCAATTTTGTGAAGAAATTTAA
- a CDS encoding amino acid ABC transporter ATP-binding protein, with the protein MIRITNLNKSFGNVHVLKGITTIIEQGSVVAVIGPSGSGKSTFLRCMNLLEAPSNGEIWMDDIEITNPKSNIMKIREDVGMVFQHFHLFPHMTVLENITYAPINVKGMSKAKAEENAKALLEKVGLLEKANVYPPKLSGGQKQRVAIARALAMEPKVMLFDEPTSALDPEMVKEVLEVMKSLAHTGMTMVIVTHEMGFAKEVADRILFLDEGNLVEDSTPIELFTRPKTNRAKLFLEKVL; encoded by the coding sequence ATGATTAGAATTACTAATTTAAATAAAAGCTTTGGAAATGTTCATGTATTAAAAGGAATAACAACTATAATTGAGCAAGGATCTGTTGTAGCTGTAATTGGCCCATCTGGTTCTGGAAAGTCTACATTTTTACGTTGTATGAATTTATTAGAAGCTCCTTCAAATGGTGAAATTTGGATGGATGATATTGAAATTACAAATCCTAAAAGTAATATAATGAAAATTCGAGAAGATGTAGGTATGGTATTCCAGCATTTTCATTTGTTCCCACATATGACAGTTCTAGAAAATATTACGTATGCCCCAATTAATGTAAAAGGTATGAGTAAGGCTAAAGCAGAAGAAAATGCAAAGGCACTACTTGAAAAAGTTGGACTTCTTGAAAAAGCAAACGTTTATCCTCCTAAACTTTCAGGTGGTCAAAAACAACGTGTAGCTATAGCAAGAGCACTTGCAATGGAACCTAAAGTAATGCTATTTGATGAACCAACATCAGCTCTAGATCCAGAGATGGTAAAAGAAGTACTTGAAGTAATGAAATCATTAGCTCATACTGGTATGACAATGGTCATCGTTACACATGAAATGGGTTTTGCAAAGGAAGTTGCAGATCGAATTCTATTCTTAGACGAAGGAAATCTAGTTGAGGATTCAACTCCAATCGAATTATTTACAAGACCAAAAACAAATCGTGCTAAGTTATTCCTTGAGAAAGTTTTATAA
- a CDS encoding NUDIX hydrolase: MKYTLCFIKRNDELLMLNRINAPTMGIWNGVGGKIEKGETIERSVQREIAEETGIQIELKDITYKGKVTWHEEEVDFGGMYVFLAKVSNSLKYDTPLKIDEGILDWKKIDWVIDEKNQGVGECIPYFLPILLNNERNHHYSFYYKENKVVDVVIEEVVLI; the protein is encoded by the coding sequence GTGAAATATACTTTATGTTTTATCAAACGAAATGATGAACTATTAATGTTAAATCGTATAAATGCTCCTACAATGGGAATTTGGAATGGTGTTGGTGGAAAAATAGAAAAAGGAGAAACAATCGAAAGATCCGTTCAAAGAGAGATTGCAGAAGAAACCGGTATACAGATTGAATTGAAAGATATAACTTATAAAGGTAAAGTGACCTGGCATGAAGAAGAAGTGGATTTCGGAGGTATGTACGTATTCCTGGCCAAGGTTTCTAATAGTTTAAAATATGATACGCCTTTAAAAATAGATGAAGGAATTTTAGATTGGAAAAAAATTGATTGGGTAATAGATGAAAAAAATCAAGGAGTAGGGGAGTGTATTCCTTATTTTCTTCCAATACTATTAAATAATGAGCGAAATCATCACTATTCCTTTTATTATAAGGAGAATAAGGTTGTTGATGTAGTAATAGAAGAGGTTGTTTTAATATAA
- a CDS encoding solute symporter family protein, with the protein MNTTAFTLFLMIVLGTLVITYYASKKTKDAKDFYTAGGGLTGWQNGFAIAGDYMSAASFLGIAGAIALTGFDGFFYSIGFLVAYLVVLYLVAEPLRNLGKYTLADMIAARFDQRKVRGVAALNTMTISIFYMIAQLVGAGALIKLLLGIDYTTAVLIVGILMTVYVIFGGMRATSWVQIVKAILLMLGTLVISIIVFAKFNFNINEMFSQMRTATPLKDSFLNPGVKYTNGLDTISLNLALVLGTAGLPHILVRFFTVSDAKTARKSVVYATWLIGAFYIMTIFLGFGAAAFVGNSEIIKANPAGNMAAPLLAEVLGGNFLFAFVSAVAFATILAVVAGLVLTAASAFAHDFYNEILKQGKATEKEQVSMARYASIGVALISILLAIFAQTLNVAFLVSLAFAVAASANLPVILFTIYWKRFNTTGAITGMLTGLISAIILVAISPNIWSPIEGKAIFVGDPFINLTNPGIISIPLGFIAAYLGTILSSKKENEAKFDEILVKSNTGHGISSISTH; encoded by the coding sequence TTGAATACGACGGCATTTACATTATTTTTAATGATTGTACTAGGAACGCTTGTTATTACATATTACGCTTCTAAAAAAACAAAAGATGCGAAAGATTTTTATACCGCAGGAGGTGGATTGACTGGATGGCAAAATGGATTTGCAATTGCAGGTGACTATATGTCAGCGGCATCCTTTTTAGGAATTGCAGGTGCGATTGCTTTAACTGGATTCGATGGATTTTTCTATAGCATCGGATTTTTGGTTGCATATTTAGTCGTTTTATATTTAGTTGCAGAGCCTTTACGAAATCTAGGAAAATACACGTTAGCAGATATGATTGCTGCGCGATTTGATCAAAGAAAAGTAAGAGGGGTAGCTGCGTTAAATACAATGACGATTTCAATCTTTTATATGATTGCACAACTAGTTGGTGCTGGTGCACTGATTAAATTATTACTAGGAATTGATTATACGACTGCTGTTTTAATAGTAGGTATTTTAATGACTGTTTATGTAATATTTGGAGGTATGAGGGCTACTAGTTGGGTGCAAATCGTAAAGGCAATCCTTCTTATGCTTGGAACATTAGTCATTTCAATCATCGTTTTTGCTAAATTTAATTTCAACATTAATGAAATGTTTAGCCAAATGAGAACGGCAACTCCTCTAAAGGACTCGTTTTTAAATCCAGGTGTAAAATATACAAATGGATTAGATACCATTTCATTAAATTTGGCACTGGTTCTTGGAACTGCCGGTTTACCTCATATACTGGTCCGCTTCTTTACAGTGAGTGATGCGAAAACAGCACGAAAATCAGTCGTTTATGCAACATGGTTAATCGGAGCATTTTATATCATGACGATTTTCCTTGGATTTGGGGCAGCAGCATTTGTTGGAAATTCTGAGATAATAAAAGCAAATCCAGCAGGAAATATGGCAGCGCCACTTTTAGCTGAAGTATTAGGTGGTAACTTTTTATTTGCTTTTGTTTCAGCTGTAGCATTTGCAACTATACTTGCCGTAGTAGCAGGGCTAGTATTAACTGCTGCATCTGCGTTTGCACATGATTTTTACAATGAAATCTTAAAACAAGGTAAAGCAACTGAAAAAGAGCAAGTTTCAATGGCTAGATATGCTTCGATTGGAGTTGCTTTAATCTCAATCTTACTTGCAATATTTGCACAAACATTAAATGTTGCCTTTTTAGTATCCTTAGCATTTGCTGTTGCTGCAAGCGCGAACTTACCAGTCATACTCTTTACAATCTATTGGAAACGTTTTAATACGACTGGCGCAATTACTGGTATGTTAACTGGATTAATATCTGCAATCATACTAGTAGCAATAAGTCCAAATATTTGGAGTCCAATAGAAGGAAAAGCCATTTTTGTTGGAGATCCATTCATTAATTTAACGAATCCGGGGATTATATCGATTCCTTTAGGATTCATAGCCGCTTATTTAGGTACAATTCTTTCAAGTAAGAAAGAAAATGAAGCTAAATTTGATGAAATTCTTGTGAAGTCAAATACTGGTCATGGTATTTCAAGTATTTCTACGCATTAA
- a CDS encoding MDR family MFS transporter — MFKNLSAVHPVAWNIVIGTLFVRFASTVSMPFLAIYLTSVKQISPAMVGLMLTVSSFLGVFFSFIGGTLSDRIGRKTILLSSIFLWSITLVGFGLGNSFAWFFVLNSILNICSSFFEPSSRALLSDLTDEKSKLLVFNLRYAAINVGVAVGPLVGLYLGSSKSTLPFVLSGIVYFIYGLTLLFMLSKYKIGEGKSASTTNKVSMKASFSILRKDIIFALTILTICFYGLGYSQSFSTMSQYFANAPQFHNGVKLYAYLTTINAVTVVILQFPIVSRMKNFSPTVSMMIGNVIVSLAVAGFGLFTNFFLLAIVMIVLTVGEIFAFTFTDVFVDQLAPEELKGTYFGAMGFSKLGFVFGPALGGSLLAYFGYENGGHGFVIISAIAFISFPMMFFVNRLFQKRKEVKGESDTKLTVNS; from the coding sequence ATGTTTAAAAATTTATCTGCCGTACATCCTGTTGCTTGGAATATTGTAATTGGAACTTTATTCGTTAGATTTGCTAGCACAGTAAGTATGCCGTTTTTAGCTATTTATTTAACTTCAGTTAAACAGATCTCACCTGCAATGGTTGGGCTTATGTTAACAGTTTCATCTTTTTTAGGGGTGTTTTTCAGTTTTATTGGAGGAACTCTTTCTGATCGTATTGGAAGGAAAACTATTTTATTATCGAGTATTTTCTTATGGTCTATAACATTAGTTGGTTTTGGACTAGGAAATTCATTCGCCTGGTTTTTCGTGTTGAACTCGATCTTAAATATTTGTTCATCATTTTTCGAACCTTCTTCAAGAGCATTACTTTCTGATTTAACCGACGAGAAATCAAAACTGTTAGTGTTTAATTTGCGATATGCTGCTATTAATGTTGGAGTTGCAGTTGGTCCATTAGTTGGTTTATATCTAGGAAGCTCTAAAAGCACATTGCCATTTGTATTATCTGGAATTGTTTACTTTATTTATGGTTTAACATTATTATTTATGTTATCAAAGTATAAAATTGGAGAAGGAAAGTCTGCTTCGACAACGAACAAAGTTTCGATGAAGGCATCTTTTTCTATTTTACGTAAGGATATCATCTTTGCTTTAACGATTCTAACAATCTGTTTTTATGGTCTTGGTTATTCGCAAAGCTTTTCAACAATGTCTCAATATTTTGCGAACGCACCACAGTTTCATAATGGCGTGAAACTGTATGCATATTTAACAACAATCAATGCAGTAACTGTAGTAATACTTCAATTCCCAATTGTAAGTAGAATGAAGAATTTTTCTCCAACTGTATCAATGATGATTGGTAATGTGATTGTTAGTTTAGCTGTTGCTGGATTTGGGTTATTTACTAACTTTTTCTTATTAGCAATCGTTATGATTGTGTTAACTGTAGGAGAAATATTTGCATTTACATTTACAGATGTATTTGTCGATCAGCTTGCTCCTGAAGAATTAAAAGGAACTTATTTTGGGGCAATGGGATTCTCAAAACTCGGTTTCGTTTTCGGTCCAGCGCTTGGTGGAAGTTTACTAGCTTACTTCGGATATGAAAATGGTGGCCATGGATTTGTTATTATTAGTGCAATCGCTTTTATAAGTTTTCCAATGATGTTTTTTGTAAATAGACTTTTTCAAAAAAGAAAAGAAGTCAAGGGTGAATCGGATACAAAATTAACTGTTAATTCTTAA
- a CDS encoding dihydrolipoamide acetyltransferase family protein, whose protein sequence is MMIENIKMPQLGESVTEGTISTWLVKVGDRVNKYDPLAEVMTDKVNAEVPSSFSGVIKELIANEGETLAVGEIICTIEVEGASGEVAATTIEETKPVEKAAPVAPAQAPVAAAPVQTIAKTDESGKVRYSPAVLRLAQENNLDLSLIPGTGNNGRVTRKDVLNAIANGVPQAAPAPVAVEAPAQPVVAQTAPTAQVAAPNTAPAPVIPTAVGDIEIPVTGVRKAIASNMLRSKHEAPHAWMMIEVDVTNLVNYRNSIKDSFKKKEGFSLTFFAFFVKAVAQALKEYPMINSMWAGDKIIQKKDINLSIAVATDDALFVPVIKNADEKTIKGIAREITELATKVRTGKLKSDEMQGGTFTVNNTGSFGSIQSAGIINYPQAAILQIESIVKRPAVVNGMIGVRDMVNLCLSLDHRVLDGFICGKFLGRVKEILENTTKENTNVY, encoded by the coding sequence ATGATGATCGAAAATATTAAAATGCCTCAATTAGGTGAAAGTGTAACAGAAGGTACAATCAGTACTTGGTTAGTAAAAGTAGGAGATCGTGTAAATAAATACGATCCACTTGCTGAAGTTATGACAGATAAAGTTAATGCTGAAGTACCATCTTCATTTTCTGGTGTGATTAAAGAATTAATCGCAAATGAAGGTGAAACTTTAGCAGTTGGTGAAATCATTTGTACGATTGAAGTTGAAGGTGCTTCTGGTGAAGTAGCTGCTACAACTATTGAAGAAACTAAACCAGTTGAAAAAGCTGCACCTGTAGCACCAGCACAAGCTCCTGTAGCTGCTGCACCGGTTCAAACTATTGCTAAAACTGATGAGTCTGGTAAAGTTCGTTATTCTCCAGCTGTACTTCGATTAGCACAAGAAAATAATCTTGATCTTTCATTAATTCCTGGTACAGGAAATAATGGTCGAGTTACTCGAAAAGATGTTTTAAATGCAATCGCAAATGGTGTACCTCAAGCGGCACCAGCACCTGTTGCAGTTGAAGCTCCTGCTCAACCAGTTGTAGCACAAACTGCTCCTACAGCTCAAGTAGCAGCACCTAATACAGCACCTGCACCTGTTATTCCAACAGCAGTTGGCGATATTGAAATTCCAGTTACAGGTGTACGTAAAGCAATTGCTTCAAATATGTTACGTAGTAAACATGAAGCTCCACACGCTTGGATGATGATCGAAGTAGATGTTACTAACTTAGTTAATTACAGAAACAGCATTAAAGACTCTTTCAAGAAAAAAGAAGGTTTCTCTTTAACATTCTTTGCATTCTTTGTTAAAGCTGTAGCGCAAGCACTTAAAGAATATCCAATGATTAATTCAATGTGGGCTGGAGACAAAATCATCCAAAAGAAAGATATTAACTTATCGATCGCTGTTGCAACAGACGATGCATTATTTGTTCCAGTAATTAAAAATGCTGATGAGAAAACAATCAAAGGTATCGCACGTGAAATTACTGAATTAGCTACAAAAGTTCGTACTGGTAAGTTAAAATCAGACGAAATGCAAGGTGGCACATTCACAGTAAATAACACTGGATCATTTGGTAGTATTCAAAGCGCGGGTATCATTAATTACCCACAAGCTGCAATTTTACAAATTGAAAGCATCGTAAAACGCCCAGCTGTTGTTAACGGAATGATTGGTGTTCGCGATATGGTTAACCTATGCTTATCACTTGATCACCGTGTACTTGACGGCTTCATTTGTGGTAAATTCTTAGGAAGAGTAAAAGAAATCCTAGAAAATACAACAAAAGAAAATACGAACGTATATTAA
- a CDS encoding amino acid ABC transporter permease — MNLDFSQIVPSIPYILAGLKLTLLVVVCSILLGLVLAILLALMKISRSKWLVVIADFYTSIFRGTPMVLQLMIIYYGLPQLIGFDIEKFPAAVLAFGLNSGAYVSEIIRAGILAVDKGQQEAASALGIPYRKMMSKIILPQAFKNILPALMNEFITLTKESAMVTVIGASDLMRRAFLVGGETYSFMEPLIFVAAIYYIIIMILSLLGKSVERRMRTND, encoded by the coding sequence ATGAACTTAGATTTTTCTCAAATTGTCCCTTCAATTCCATATATATTGGCCGGATTAAAATTAACACTATTAGTAGTTGTTTGTTCAATTTTATTAGGTCTTGTTTTAGCAATATTACTTGCATTAATGAAAATTAGCCGTTCAAAATGGTTAGTTGTAATAGCTGATTTTTATACTTCAATTTTTCGTGGAACACCGATGGTTTTGCAATTAATGATTATTTATTATGGGTTACCACAATTAATTGGTTTCGACATCGAAAAGTTTCCAGCAGCGGTATTGGCTTTTGGTTTGAATTCAGGAGCTTATGTATCAGAGATTATCCGTGCAGGTATACTAGCAGTAGATAAAGGGCAACAAGAAGCTGCTTCAGCTTTAGGAATTCCTTACCGTAAAATGATGTCAAAAATTATTTTACCTCAAGCATTTAAAAATATTTTACCAGCTTTAATGAATGAGTTTATTACGTTAACGAAGGAATCAGCAATGGTAACAGTAATTGGTGCATCTGATTTAATGAGAAGAGCATTCTTAGTAGGTGGGGAAACTTACTCATTTATGGAGCCACTTATTTTTGTAGCTGCAATTTATTACATTATCATTATGATCCTATCACTTCTAGGTAAATCTGTTGAAAGGAGAATGCGTACAAATGATTAG